Proteins encoded within one genomic window of Pongo pygmaeus isolate AG05252 chromosome 4, NHGRI_mPonPyg2-v2.0_pri, whole genome shotgun sequence:
- the MED7 gene encoding mediator of RNA polymerase II transcription subunit 7: MGEPQQVSALPPPPMQYIKEYTDENIQEGLAPKPPPPIKDSYMMFGNQFQCDDLIIRPLESQGIERLHPMQFDHKKELRKLNMSILINFLDLLDILIRSPGSIKREEKLEDLKLLFVHVHHLINEYRPHQARETLRVMMEVQKRQRLETAERFQKHLERVIEMIQNCLASLPDDLPHSEAGMRVKTEPMDADDSNNCTGQNEHQRENSGHRRDQIIEKDAALCVLIDEMNERP; the protein is encoded by the coding sequence ATGGGTGAACCACAGCAAGTGAGTGCACTTCCACCACCTCCAATGCAATATATCAAGGAATATACGGATGAAAATATTCAAGAAGGCTTAGCTCCCAAGCCTCCCCCTCCAATAAAAGACAGTTACATGATGTTTGGCAATCAGTTCCAATGTGATGATCTTATCATCCGCCCTTTGGAAAGTCAGGGCATCGAACGGCTTCATCCTATGCAGTTTGATCACAAGAAAGAACTGAGAAAACTTAATATGTCTATCCTCATTAATTTCTTGGAccttttagatattttaataagGAGCCCTGGGAGTATAAAACGAGAAGAGAAACTAGAAGATCTTAAGCTGCTTTTTGTACACGTGCATCATCTTATAAATGAATACCGACCCCACCAAGCAAGAGAGACCTTGAGAGTCATGATGGAGGTCCAGAAACGTCAACGGCTTGAAACAGCTGAGAGGTTTCAAAAGCACCTGGAACGAGTAATTGAAATGATTCAGAATTGCTTGGCTTCTTTGCCTGATGATTTGCCTCATTCAGAAGCAGGAATGAGAGTAAAAACTGAACCAATGGATGCTGATGATAGCAACAATTGTACTGGACAGAATGAACATCAAAGAGAAAATTCAGGTCATAGGAGAGATCAGATTATAGAGAAAGATGCTGCCTTGTGTGTCTTAATTGATGAGATGAATGAAAGACCATGA